A part of Onthophagus taurus isolate NC chromosome 7, IU_Otau_3.0, whole genome shotgun sequence genomic DNA contains:
- the LOC111429596 gene encoding spatacsin, giving the protein MDRNYKYMQISPSIPSGLDVTSSGIWISWTKMSDKEIMRETAMKGVTFDLASQFLSKRNNWILTDSIRWLETQITAWALDLINRGQIHKAMHIYQINNRNGFDEIRKVLMETKDDSLRGKLKEVLIKNKKWNDEDERCWMLFGCVKNENDEFSFGDVFNKSENWKIENGTKMFFKTFDIGLESFVDKKIAWNVLLKENLKLIKCWINIQFGNDFNCDNIEKLKPIFIKMKITQEMIDSVLNFDVSEIVLDELCKFGVFETSETNDLEKFIKRIIKNFNNLKNFLQNPAFLNNFTKLFIDYSLKNKLIPVLNYSLTLIKPEIIELNPFYDYLKCILTANDLIRFQTPENYSKNLVETSQFLSQNDLLFRYFDNNPIILLAILIFQKIPIHDLYLEKSIKTICGVNPLEILDTFDILIIEHDKLKGALISKPLKYLDLIEKHTNIKTQYLYKHRFIKNENFPNFDNENLLKSGYQKEIGVIFFVKQLRPCYAYKKFIQNKTQNYILTCDKIERLAIKNILNAELVISCINFIEILNGKSFALRIYLNTAEIINKSKLIDQKEINRLFNDVDMNSDEIFNILQSALFKTLKTKNNENLTTILTRFDILIKFANLHTIRPPNVLIKYFAEQNQWLEFLIFIEIYNYPLEIVLKSLENFKNPSIQEHFEHCFKNDVQKHDEGIERERKERNPKKYFFSTKSGLTTSSEKYATSDLSSLSSYGSMTSNSIESDILESETLSFKTELLMVFIKCHNSVDPPKAFQFACRYYRRPLLAVFAMCYEPDSIIINWLTWLEVSCNVDITHFNSETIIESDFVLNSFRTVLSEGYFKTLWQSYYIFLNENPLRHFLEFINDCLQFKYQEDSFEKTLKLFSKKLIKTRRNSFVSEIGSDIHFINNKVWIQTTAIYLIGLTLQYGFKNLFDKILFMRFLSEIEITQYFSIPIPNFKTILKILEYFFDNNYDLNFDLSVINNPKRFKKELEDFIFDLLEKKEYRLALNLAEFSDFPTENLIFEQVQGAFRAKKDYYWLEIEEIFKKGSYPPFKAVNYFKEISEEVVGFEKYAILKIALNWCENFNLIEKTLIEKLAWISFFKMENCIDHLSLPADEEIIFYYNENKLNDENTLNWVFNEIEMDNLMKTIETLLELGDLNRALKIGSIFGFSTSNLDILKLSLMLAEGIVLVDHLTFEQRLLLIKKGSGHLKRTGSNLFEHQKILFVDETLSTLEILGDNLTKGTQIAIKIFKTYRIGLFLKKNYKEIAFCKEPLTTLKEALSSENVNYKLEVINDFINVFKITKQEIADLICSELIDSITTYSKSVLDVYFLWDVNIQINFTQILQLLTGNCTILGTKLFNIANTIHQNENQIEKLISNETLTLITELLIKSHDCFTADCNMEGISMVLKQSQALISTLIIAKNWNLIIRLLVGIKRYSEMNYIFPILKENGQFELLLRKGSRKDVGLKTALLEYLKRYCPEDVELYKIVALHFFLFSEIADLWENESQILIKRLIQIAKIDIINNKPDNTNPENLIYFSNCEDTKNILKKIIKNYHHAAQYHLNGSKVSKSMKTAQKAKLAALQLSLFNNLPQNESCICLFKLTKTQINKILLEKFNFYQTLILINAYDYKIDWAPILFEQSVVKSSPDYLNQYLSTFELSKTLLHEISRKFLSYSNPSDKMIVNMKNILNKFSSVHTKYRIASELGFSDIVERLLESNQLCYLKDTVWKSGYRNTES; this is encoded by the exons atggatagaaattataaatatatgcAA aTTTCACCATCGATTCCGTCAGGATTAGATGTTACATCATCCGGAATATGGATTTCCTGGACGAAAATGTCTGATAAAGAAATAATGCGTGAAACAGCAATGAAAGGCGTTACATTCGATTTGGCATCGCAATTCTTATCGAAACGTAATAATTGGATATTAACCGATTCGATAAGATGGTTGGAAACGCAGATAACCGCCTGGGCTTTggatttaataaatcgtggCCAAATTCATAAAGCGATGCATATCTATCAAATTAACAACAGAAATGGTTTTGATGAGATACGAAAAGTTTTAATGGAAACCAAAGACGACTCTTTAAGaggtaaattaaaagaagttttgataaaaaataaaaaatggaacGATGAAGATGAAAGATGTTGGATGTTGTTTGGTTGtgtgaaaaatgaaaatgacgAATTCAGTTTTGgagatgtttttaataaaagtgaaaattggaaaattgaGAATGGtacgaaaatgttttttaaaacatttgatATTGGTTTGGAAAGTTTTGTTGACAAGAAAATAGCTTggaatgttttattaaaagaaaatttaaaattgattaagtgTTGGATTAACATCCAGTTTGGGAACGACTTTAATTGCGAtaacattgaaaaattaaaacccattttcataaaaatgaaaataacacaagaaaTGATCGAttcagttttaaattttgacgtttctgaAATCGTTTTGGACGAACTGTGTAAATTTGGCGTTTTTGAAACGAGTGAAACAAAcgatttggaaaaatttattaagagaatcattaaaaattttaataatttgaaaaatttcctTCAAAACCCCGcgtttcttaataatttcacgaaattatttattgattattcccttaaaaataagttaatacccgttttgaattattctttaacattaattaaaccGGAAATAATCGAATTAAACCCTTTTTATGATTacttaaaatgtattttaaccGCGAATGATTTAATAAGATTTCAAACCCCAGAAAATTACTCAAAAAATCTCGTTGAGACATCccaatttttatctcaaaatgatttattgtttcgttattttgataacaatccaattattttattagcgattttaatatttcagaAGATCCCAATTCATGATTTATACTtagaaaaatcaataaaaactatttgtGGGGTAAATCCTTTAGAAATTTTAGAtacttttgatattttaatcaTTGAACATGATAAACTAAAAGGTGCTTTAATTTCGAAACCgctaaaatatttagatttaatagaaaagcatacaaacattaaaacacaatatttatataaacatcGATTTATAAAAAACGAGAATTTTCCTAATTTCGATaacgaaaatttattaaaaagtggttatcaaaaagaaattggggtgattttctttgtaaaacaACTAAGACCATGTTACgcttacaaaaaatttattcaaaataaaacccAAAATTACATATTAACTTGTGACAAAATCGAACGTTTagcaataaaaaacattttaaacgcGGAACTTGTAATTAGTTGCAtcaattttatcgaaattctAAACGGAAAATCATTTGCTTTAAGAATTTATCTAAACACGGctgaaattataaataaatcaaaattaatcgatcaaaaagaaattaatcgtTTATTTAACGACGTCGATATGAATAGCgacgaaatttttaatattttacaatcagctttgtttaaaacattaaaaactaaaaataacgaaaatttaaCCACAATCTTAACCagatttgatattttaatcaaattcgCCAATTTACACACTATACGCCCCCCAAATGTTCTCATTAAATATTTCGCCGAACAAAATCAATGGTTAgaattcttaatatttattgaaatatacaATTATCCGCTggaaatcgttttaaaatcactcgaaaacttcaaaaatccTTCGATTCAAGAACATTTCGAGCATTGCTTTAAAAATGACGTACAAAAACATGACGAAGGTATCGAAAGAGAACGCAAAGAAAGGAacccaaaaaaatattttttctctaCAAAAAGTGGATTAACAACATCAAGCGAGAAATATGCTACTTCCGATTTAAGTTCTTTATCCAGTTATGGAAGTATGACCTCAAATTCCATTGAAAGTGATATTTTGGAAAGTGAaactttaagttttaaaacggaacttttaatggtttttattaaatgccATAATAGCGTTGATCCTCCAAAAGCGTTTCAATTTGCTTGTAGATATTATAGAAGACCTTTATTAGCTGTTTTTGCGATGTGTTATGAG cctgattccataataataaattggttAACATGGTTGGAAGTTTCTTGTAATGTAGATATAACACATTTTAATTCAGAAACAATTATCGAATCGgattttgtgttaaattcTTTTCGAACTGTTTTAAGTGAAGGCTATTTTAAAACGTTATGGCAaagttattacatttttttgaat GAAAATCCTTTAAGACATTTCTTGGAATTCATCAATGATTGTCTACAGTTTAAGTATCAAGAGGAttcatttgaaaaaactttaaaattattctcaaaaaaattgataaaaacgCGACGAAATAGTTTTGTGAGTGAAATCGGATCTGATATTcactttataaataataaagtatggATACAAACGACTGCGATTTATTTAATCGGATTAACTCTTCAATACgggtttaaaaatttattcgataaAATCCTTTTTATGAGATTTTTATCGGAAATTGAAATAACGCAATACTTTTCAATACCGATTCCAAactttaaaacgattttaaaaattttggaatattttttcGACAACAATtacgatttaaattttgatttgtcCGTTATAAATAATCCGAAAAGATTTAAGAAAGAACttgaagattttatttttgatttattggaGAAAAAGGAATATCGACTCGCTTTGAATTTAGCGGAATTTTCCGATTTTCCAacggaaaatttaatttttgaacaagTTCAAGGTGCTTTTCGTGCAAAAAAGGACTATTATTggcttgaaattgaagagaTTTTTAAGAAAGGATCATATCCTCCATTTAAAgctgttaattattttaaagaaatttctgAGGAAGTTGTTGGCTTTGAAAAGtatgcaattttaaaaattgcgtTAAATTGGTgtgaaaactttaatttaattgaaaaaacattaattgaaaaattagcTTGGATAAGCTTttttaaaatggaaaattgTATTGATCATTTATCACTTCCTGCtgatgaagaaataattttttattacaacgaaaataaacttaacgacgaaaatactttaaattgggttttcaatgaaattgaaatggataatttaatgaaaacaatCGAAACGTTATTAGAGTTAGGAGATTTAAATCGAGCGTTAAAAATCGGTTCGATTTTTGGGTTTTCCACTTCAAACTtggacattttaaaattatcgttAATGTTAGCTGAAGGAATCGTTTTAGTTGATCATTTAACATTCGAAcaacgattattattaatcaaaaaaggaaGTGGACATTTAAAACGAACCGGATCAAATCTTTTTGAACACCAAAAAATACTCTTCGTCGACGAAACTTTGAGTACTTTAGAGATTTTGGGGGATAATTTAACGAAAGGAACTCAAATtgcgattaaaatttttaaaacttatcgaatcggattatttttaaagaaaaattacaaagaaatcGCTTTTTGCAAGGAACCTTTAACTACTTTAAAAGAAGCTTTATCATCcgaaaatgttaattataaattagaagttattaatgattttattaatgtgtttaaaataactaaacaAGAG attgcTGATTTAATTTGTTCGGAATTAATCGACTCAATAACAACATACTCAAAAAGTGTATTGGACGTTTATTTCCTTTGGGATGTCAACATCCAAATCAATTTTACCCAAATCTTACAATTATTAACAGGAAATTGTACGATTTTGggtacaaaattatttaatatagcGAATACGATCCatcaaaatgaaaatcaaattgaaaaattaatctcAAACGAAACTCTCACATTAATCACcgagttattaattaaatctcaCGATTGTTTCACAGCCGATTGTAATATGGAAGGAATTTCAATGGTTTTAAAACAATCACAGGCGctaatttcaacattaatCATCGCAAAAAATTGGAATTTAATCATAAGATTATTAGTCGGCATCAAACGCTATTCCGAAATGAATTACATATTTcctattttaaaagaaaacgggCAATTTGAATTATTGTTGCGTAAAGGTAGTCGAAAAGATGTCGGTTTAAAAACAGCTTTAttagaatatttaaaacgttatTGTCCTGAGGATGTTGAACTTTATAAAATCGTTGCgttacatttctttttattttccgAAATTGCGGATCTTTGGGAAAATGAAagtcaaatattaattaaacgttTAATACAAATCGCTAAAAtcgatattattaataataaaccagATAATACTAACCCAGAAAATCTTATTTACTTTTCTAACTGTGaagatacaaaaaatattcttaaaaaaatcataaaaaattatcatcaCGCCGCTCAATATCATCTGAACGGTTCGAAAGTGTCCAAATCAATGAAAACGGCACAAAAAGCTAAATTGGCTGCTTTACAACTTTcactatttaataatttaccaCAAAACGAATCctgtatttgtttatttaaactaacaaaaacacaaatcaataaaattttattagaaaagtttaatttttaccaaacgctaattttaattaacgcTTACGATTATAAAATAGATTGGGCTCCGATTTTATTCGAACAATCTGTCGTAAAATCTTCCCCAGATTATTTAAACCAATATTTATCTACTTTTGAACTTTCCAAAACTTTATTACACGAAATTTCTCGTAAATTTTTATCGTACTCAAACCCCAGCGATAAAATGATTgttaatatgaaaaatattttaaacaaattcagTTCCGTTCATACAAAATATAGAATCGCCAGCGAATTAGGTTTTAGCGATATCGTTGAAAGGTTACTCGAAAGCAATcaattgtgttatttaaaagatACTGTGTGGAAATCTGGATATAGAAATACCGAAAGttaa